The region AACAAACAAGAGGCTATGATAAATTACCCTGCACACAAACCATCTTACTTCGATCCTCCCACTCTCAAAACTGACACGGAAGAGGATAAGGAAATATGAAACTTCAAGGGCCAAATTATAATAGATAGCTTCCGATGAAAAATTGTTTTCAATCTTTCCTACGGGGTCTGGGTGTTATTatggtaaaataaataaaaagcatACCTTTTTATTCATCTCTTTCATATTTTCTGAGCTCATTGAATCCACACGGAACTAATTCAACAGGATGgagaaaacattttatttacataaatatttaaaataaattaaactgcATTCAGATGTTGATTTAAAATTCATATATTTCCTATACAAGCTTCAGAGAAACGGCATTAAATCTACAATCACGAGTACCAGGAATGGCCGGTCTTGCagaaacaacaaaataaacatcAATTAAATTCAAGCTATAGGCGATGACAAGACAATGAATGTAGGCAGAAATATAAGTGGTGAACAGGCGTCTCTATGTACCGACTCCGCCGAGATCTCGGATATTGGTCCCGTCAACAATTAGCTTCACCGAAACCCTTATCTCACGGCTTTCACGGCCAGTATCACGTTTCTCTTTGACTTACTCCTATTCAGTTTAATAAacctataattaaatttatgctTTGAAAGGAAATCGATCCTATTTCTactaatgttttgtttttccgatCCTTTTTTCGCCTTTTCTCTAACTTTGATCCAGCGGTCGTTTTTCCAATCATACTTTTTTCCGATGGATAGAAGCATGTCTTCGAATTTCGGCCACGTAGAGTCGCGCGTGGTCGCTTCATCGATAGTATTCTCTCTGTCGGTTAAAGGAACAAAGGAAAATGATGAAAAAGCTCTGACTTTTTCTGCATACTCTGTGTGAGGGTACTcgtttttgttgtattgttttgttaCACTCGATACATTGGAAAGGGAATGTCGCGTCGGCTCCAATATCAGTTCGTTATAGAATTTCTTTGATGTTCCAGTTTCCAACTCAACGTGTGTGTCATCGTAAAATTTATCGTCGAGTCCTTTGTAGTCATCATCGTAGAAGTCGTCAATTTCACGTTCAATATtttctgaaaataataaaacagaaaTTTTGTTATctctaaaaacatttttcaagaTTTGTTGCAGTAAGTAATCTGTCTTAacttttttgaaattttgaacAAAGCTGGTGTTTAATCAAATTGTCCGACCCCGCCGTATGTTCGAAGCttctaaatttaataacaatgaAAACTTACCAGATATTTTTCTGAATATCGAAATGTCACGCTCAAGTTTTTCTCTGCTTGATTTCTTCCATCGACCGTCGCCTCCGTCtggaaaaataattaaatatttcgtATCGGAGGGTCGGCGCTCTACAAATCTAATTCGGTACATTTACCAATTAAACTTTTACAACGTTCGACACAAAATACAAGCTGTAAAAGAAGTAATCGACTCGGTCAGGCTGAAAGTGCTTTCCGATTTTATATCTCTATCTAAATCAATTTTACGATGCCGCAAGCAGCGCCAGTAATAACTTCGATTAAGAAGTAATCTATGTTGTTGGGGAGTTACTTCGGTAAAGTTTAATTATATCGAACAGGGATACTTTAAATTGTATCTTACCTATGCATAATGTGAGTACGATGACGTAGTAGACATTCTTAATACAATTTTTCATCATTTGTGCACCAATTATCTGAAACAATACagacaaaaatatttcatggGTTTGTATTACTTACACATTTTTCAACTCtaatgtgtaaataaaatggtACTGGTCTAGCAGATGTGTGATGACTCGATGTATTGTTCCTCTTTATAATCGTTGAAATATTATCTTGGACAGCTTTGTGTTTAATTTGGACAAGTTAAATTCCGTTagccataataataatatatttaatagataAGAAAAACACCCATTTCCCATCCATTAATTATTAGAATAGACTAGCAAAAACAAAAGTACTAAATTTTAACACGTCCGTTTTAGTCGTTTACCCTGTCAACTATAAAATGCATGACCAAAAGTTTGTCCCGCGTcagtatatacctataaatatacaGTGTTACAATAACATCGACCGTTAAACCGGTATAGATAAAGTTTGGAGACAATTGTGTTTTTAATCAACGAATGCGCCGTGAACAACCAAAAACGCGCCGCTTCGTTATCAACTATTATGCAATACTCTCTGCTATCTACTCATacgatatgttttttttgtaaacctGTATGATAAATGATtagctttatttacaatttcacGAGCTTTTGCCCTGTTGTTGCTTGTGATTCATCACAGACTACGCCTACAGGGtttctttgttgttgttttaaaATGATTTCCAATCGGATATCGTTTTTTCATGACATgtgataaaattatgtattaattaagTTTTGGAGCGCCGTCACGCGTTTTAGTACTTAGTTAGTCCATCATATCATTAGCTAGACCTATATTAGACCTTTTGTCTCTTGAATTCCGGACACGTCTTTTTTCATGGCAATAGTGTATGGCATACCACATCccttttcaaatattttgcATAGGTAAATAAATCTTTCAGATAACTTTATTAACACGTCCGACGCATATAACAAGCACAACGAAAACGAGCCAAACACCACTAGTAGCTGTCAAAGTTAATTTACAGCAAATTGCTCTCGACGCGAAAAGCCCTGCTACATGTCCCATTTTCTCTTTTGTCTCGCTATTTCCGATTTAAAAGCATCCGCCGGCTAAGTACACTGagctatactaagccgatgCGCCCGGCGCTCACGGCATCACTAATGACGTAGTGACAGAGAGCCAAACGGGCAAACTTGTATGGTTGAATTGTATGTCGCCAATACGTTGCTCTATCTTAATAAGTGAAATAAGCCGATTCGTAAAAGAACCAAATTGGTTGCTGAATGGAAGTGGCAGTGGACCGACAAAACGTGTTCATGAGTTGCTGAGACCATGAACAGTCAAGCGTAGTATGGGACACCCTCAGCTCCGGTCAGTTGGACTGCTGATCGGTAGTGACGGGATGAAGAAAACCGAAAACAGAGTGGTGTGGTGCTCCTTAGCCCAATGTCTAGCTACTACAATGATAATGATTTTATCTTACTGTTATGATTTAACCCCTTCGCTACT is a window of Plutella xylostella chromosome 17, ilPluXylo3.1, whole genome shotgun sequence DNA encoding:
- the LOC105385074 gene encoding uncharacterized protein LOC105385074, whose product is MMKNCIKNVYYVIVLTLCIDGGDGRWKKSSREKLERDISIFRKISENIEREIDDFYDDDYKGLDDKFYDDTHVELETGTSKKFYNELILEPTRHSLSNVSSVTKQYNKNEYPHTEYAEKVRAFSSFSFVPLTDRENTIDEATTRDSTWPKFEDMLLSIGKKYDWKNDRWIKVREKAKKGSEKQNISRNRIDFLSKHKFNYRFIKLNRSKSKRNVILAVKAVR